In one Candidatus Hepatincola sp. Av genomic region, the following are encoded:
- a CDS encoding glutamine synthetase (3-hydroxylaminophenol mutase): protein MWNSLQKLIQENEIFSIDLRFTDIIGNWHNITLPVAAIKDLADLNKVCKKLKLKLLQDKEIRHFIDPFLAHPTLVCLTDLEDFTVAKKIDSNTTYNIEFYLESLIDDNAMEIYTGLLQEDGMKTQQPKQSQVISLLAPPEDIWRDIRTEIVLATGQMGVNIVKHYANFLVVPQSNQSNYQNIIKIITNNSINLIDDIQKVKYAIAMVAKAYNIKVENRMGIFANFKDFIK from the coding sequence ATGTGGAATAGTTTGCAGAAGTTAATCCAAGAAAATGAAATTTTTAGTATAGATCTTCGTTTTACAGACATTATTGGTAATTGGCATAATATAACATTACCTGTAGCTGCTATAAAAGATTTAGCTGATCTTAACAAAGTGTGTAAAAAATTAAAGCTGAAACTTTTACAAGATAAAGAAATTAGGCATTTTATAGATCCTTTTTTAGCACATCCTACTTTAGTATGCTTAACAGATTTAGAAGATTTTACTGTTGCTAAAAAAATTGACTCTAATACTACCTATAATATAGAGTTTTATTTAGAATCTCTAATTGATGATAACGCTATGGAAATTTATACTGGGTTACTTCAAGAAGATGGTATGAAAACTCAACAGCCAAAACAGTCTCAAGTTATATCTTTATTAGCACCTCCTGAAGATATATGGCGAGATATTCGTACGGAGATTGTTCTAGCTACAGGGCAAATGGGGGTAAATATTGTAAAACACTATGCTAATTTTTTAGTTGTGCCACAATCTAACCAAAGTAATTACCAAAACATTATAAAGATTATCACCAATAACTCTATTAACCTTATTGATGATATACAAAAAGTAAAATATGCGATAGCTATGGTTGCTAAAGCTTATAATATCAAGGTAGAAAACCGTATGGGAATTTTTGCAAATTTTAAAGATTTTATAAAATAA
- the nagZ gene encoding glycoside hydrolase family 3 protein codes for MIIFNFHYYLYQIIKKLYSYLFLLLLLIIFLLVTLVNFYGKEFDESLITNYKNVPLDIKIGQMLMLGFSGTTINKELADYIQKYHIGGVTLFNKPLANGKTSNITSKQQVEKLNASMQALADIKLFISVDQEGGFVARLNKSNGFRTYKSPASLGAMNNADAVYNESTQIAKDLKNSGFNMNFAPAIDVNINPNNPIIGAVDRSFSNDPNKVIVYGNAYIQGQHKYGIITSLKHFPGHGSSTKDSHLGLVDITNTYKPQEMKPFKEIIQNNYQDTVMVAHLINSKIDSKYPASLSRKFITEILREQLKFNGVVISDDLKMGAIEKYYGLDEAVTSFINAGGDIIAYSNNLGEYNKNVAAKIVVIIKKNIKNGKISMDRINESYLRIMKLKKEKLY; via the coding sequence ATGATAATTTTTAATTTTCATTATTATTTGTATCAAATAATAAAAAAACTCTATAGTTATTTATTTTTACTATTATTATTAATAATATTCTTATTAGTAACCCTAGTTAATTTTTATGGCAAAGAGTTTGATGAAAGTTTAATTACTAATTATAAAAATGTTCCCTTAGACATAAAAATTGGGCAGATGCTTATGTTAGGATTTAGTGGAACTACTATTAATAAAGAATTAGCTGACTATATTCAAAAATATCACATTGGAGGTGTTACCCTTTTTAATAAACCTTTAGCTAACGGAAAAACTAGTAATATTACTAGTAAACAACAAGTAGAAAAACTGAATGCTAGTATGCAGGCATTGGCAGATATTAAACTATTTATTAGTGTAGATCAAGAAGGTGGTTTTGTAGCTCGCCTTAATAAAAGTAATGGCTTTAGAACGTATAAATCTCCAGCTAGTTTAGGAGCTATGAATAATGCAGATGCTGTTTATAATGAATCTACTCAAATAGCAAAAGATTTAAAAAATAGCGGTTTTAATATGAACTTCGCTCCGGCAATTGATGTTAACATTAATCCCAACAACCCTATTATTGGAGCAGTTGATAGGTCTTTTTCTAATGATCCTAATAAAGTTATAGTTTATGGTAATGCTTATATTCAAGGTCAGCATAAATATGGAATTATTACATCATTAAAGCACTTTCCAGGTCATGGAAGTTCTACAAAAGACTCTCACTTAGGTTTAGTTGATATTACCAATACATATAAGCCCCAAGAAATGAAACCATTCAAAGAAATTATCCAAAATAATTACCAAGATACAGTTATGGTGGCTCATTTAATAAATAGTAAAATAGATTCAAAATATCCTGCTAGTTTATCTAGAAAATTCATTACCGAAATTTTAAGAGAACAATTAAAATTTAATGGTGTTGTAATTAGTGATGATTTAAAAATGGGAGCCATTGAAAAATATTATGGCTTAGATGAAGCTGTAACTAGTTTTATTAATGCTGGTGGTGATATTATAGCTTATTCCAATAATTTAGGTGAATATAATAAAAATGTTGCTGCTAAAATTGTTGTTATTATTAAAAAGAACATTAAAAATGGAAAAATTTCTATGGATAGAATAAATGAATCTTATCTTAGAATTATGAAATTAAAAAAAGAAAAATTATATTAA
- a CDS encoding Putative phosphatase: protein MFKYLFSDIDGTLLQNGMFHDETIKKIHKFINEGNQFILATGRIDSDIKAIQKKLAINPPYRISQNGAVITKGDEVIHEVGIPTSNLQKLTDYLFSTMEKYNFILEVSFQQLRYSNKKRPTGINHAFTTPIMHDDKLKDRALDDPILFLVLSEDESCFTEIAEHIQKNFSRLQAVKTSEGCLEILHRQATKGNGIEIVLRDLGILSKEHIYVVGDSYNDISMFKKFKNSFVMSTSPNDVEKYANYRVNVVGEVVDFINNLKD, encoded by the coding sequence ATGTTTAAATACTTATTTTCTGATATTGATGGTACCTTGTTACAAAATGGTATGTTTCACGATGAAACAATTAAAAAAATTCATAAGTTTATTAATGAAGGTAACCAATTTATTTTGGCTACAGGTAGAATAGATAGTGATATCAAAGCAATTCAAAAAAAATTAGCAATTAATCCTCCTTACCGTATTTCTCAGAATGGAGCAGTTATAACTAAAGGTGATGAGGTTATTCATGAGGTAGGTATTCCTACTTCTAATTTACAAAAATTAACAGATTACTTATTTAGTACTATGGAGAAATATAATTTTATATTAGAAGTATCTTTCCAACAGCTTCGTTATTCTAATAAGAAAAGACCCACAGGCATTAACCATGCTTTTACAACTCCTATTATGCATGATGATAAACTAAAGGATAGGGCATTAGATGATCCTATCCTTTTTTTAGTACTATCTGAAGATGAAAGTTGTTTTACTGAAATAGCCGAACATATTCAAAAAAATTTTTCAAGGTTACAAGCTGTAAAAACATCAGAAGGCTGTTTAGAAATTTTACACAGGCAAGCAACAAAAGGTAATGGAATTGAAATTGTATTAAGAGATTTAGGTATTTTATCTAAAGAGCATATCTACGTAGTAGGGGATAGTTATAACGATATTTCAATGTTTAAGAAATTTAAAAATAGCTTTGTAATGTCTACTTCCCCTAATGATGTGGAAAAATATGCTAACTATAGGGTGAATGTAGTAGGTGAGGTTGTAGATTTTATAAACAATCTTAAAGATTAA
- a CDS encoding HAD family hydrolase, with translation MNRLLVTNGAFTTLLLSAVLAEQKKDPTNSNNYLLYYLKTLNPERISFQLNFANFFFNYKKHFNLLEYQRKFSFNLTLLKNELSDIQEIYLPINSTTKKWYKLLYKIYPKASFIFYEEGLMSYIKGLYDHSLQKLLKKHSTYYLFYNATIKHLFPKEFKPINKQSLLNNIQQYQAHHPVLKNNYPTSYKYALVLPQYYFQKHKKKHKQLEDLYIYNIKLLIKNGYHILFKDHPKSTQSYYPVLQKICGKENFTLLKEIDNLPVEIIGNLIKISLVFSVYSTSLFTLPYLFNIPALTSYTMLSQRINTFSLYPALIAEFTQQYIPDLESKSLKYNKLLYLYRKMLTFIYKIF, from the coding sequence ATGAATCGTTTATTAGTTACTAATGGAGCTTTTACTACTTTGTTGTTATCTGCCGTGCTAGCAGAACAAAAGAAGGATCCTACTAATAGTAATAATTATTTATTATATTATTTAAAAACTCTAAACCCTGAAAGAATTTCTTTTCAACTTAATTTTGCTAATTTTTTCTTTAATTATAAAAAACATTTTAATTTATTAGAATATCAAAGAAAATTTAGTTTTAACCTTACTCTTCTTAAAAATGAGCTTTCTGATATTCAAGAAATTTACCTGCCTATTAATTCTACCACTAAAAAGTGGTATAAACTTTTATATAAAATATATCCTAAAGCAAGTTTTATTTTCTATGAAGAAGGTTTAATGTCTTATATTAAGGGGTTATACGATCACTCTCTACAAAAATTATTAAAAAAACACTCTACTTATTATTTATTTTATAATGCTACTATAAAACACTTATTCCCTAAGGAATTTAAACCTATTAACAAACAGTCCTTATTAAATAATATTCAACAATACCAAGCACATCATCCTGTTTTAAAAAATAACTACCCAACCTCTTATAAGTATGCTTTAGTTTTACCCCAATACTATTTTCAAAAACATAAGAAGAAACATAAACAACTTGAAGATTTATATATTTATAATATTAAATTATTAATAAAAAATGGGTATCATATTTTATTTAAAGATCATCCTAAGTCTACTCAATCTTATTACCCTGTATTACAAAAGATTTGTGGTAAAGAAAACTTTACCTTGTTAAAGGAAATAGATAACCTTCCTGTAGAAATAATTGGTAATTTAATAAAAATTTCTTTAGTATTTTCGGTTTATTCCACTTCTTTATTTACTTTACCTTACTTATTTAATATTCCTGCGTTAACCTCTTATACTATGTTAAGCCAAAGAATAAATACCTTTTCTTTATACCCTGCATTGATTGCTGAATTTACCCAACAATATATACCAGACCTAGAAAGTAAGAGCCTAAAATATAATAAGTTATTGTATCTTTATAGAAAAATGCTAACATTTATATATAAAATATTTTAA
- the legI gene encoding N-acetylneuraminate synthase (N,N'-diacetyllegionaminic acid synthase) has protein sequence MAFNYSYQKPIVISEIGANHKGSMDIAKELILLSKQAGCNIAKFQKRTPKELLTKEQYKAPHPNPYHAYGATYGEHREFLEFTQEQHAELKKYAESINIEYSTSVWDVTSAKEMVALNPKFLKVPSACNNHYEMLKILRDDYKGDIHVSFGMTSKLESEDLVKFFEETGVAKNRLVIYACTSGYPVPFEDISLLEINNLYNKYDTRVKSIGFSGHHLGIAIDVAAYTLGAVYIERHFTKDRSWKGTDHAASLEPTGMTKLCRDLNNTYKALTFKKSEILEIEKEQREKLKYRAK, from the coding sequence ATGGCATTTAACTATTCTTACCAAAAACCTATTGTAATTTCTGAAATTGGAGCCAACCATAAAGGTAGTATGGATATTGCAAAAGAACTTATTTTACTATCTAAGCAAGCAGGTTGCAATATTGCTAAATTCCAAAAAAGAACTCCTAAAGAGCTACTTACAAAAGAACAATATAAAGCTCCTCATCCTAACCCATATCATGCCTATGGTGCAACTTATGGTGAACATCGTGAATTCTTAGAATTTACTCAAGAACAGCATGCAGAATTAAAAAAATATGCAGAAAGTATTAATATTGAATATTCAACTTCAGTATGGGACGTAACTTCTGCTAAAGAAATGGTTGCTTTAAACCCTAAGTTTTTAAAAGTACCTTCAGCTTGTAATAACCATTATGAAATGCTTAAAATTTTAAGAGATGACTACAAAGGTGATATTCATGTATCCTTTGGTATGACCTCAAAGCTAGAAAGCGAAGATCTTGTAAAATTTTTTGAAGAAACTGGCGTAGCAAAAAATCGCTTAGTTATTTATGCTTGTACTTCTGGTTATCCTGTACCTTTTGAAGATATTTCATTATTAGAAATTAATAATTTATACAACAAATACGATACTAGAGTTAAATCTATTGGTTTTTCAGGGCATCATTTAGGCATTGCTATAGATGTGGCTGCCTATACATTAGGTGCTGTATATATTGAAAGACATTTCACAAAAGATAGATCTTGGAAAGGAACAGATCATGCCGCTTCCCTTGAACCTACGGGTATGACTAAACTCTGCAGAGACTTAAATAATACTTATAAAGCCTTAACTTTTAAAAAATCTGAAATTTTAGAAATTGAAAAAGAACAACGAGAAAAACTAAAATACAGAGCAAAATAG
- the accB gene encoding Biotin carboxyl carrier protein of acetyl-CoA carboxylase: MKKEDVKIYTNLVKDLSDIMNESKLTRLKFKHKNAKDKDSIFKITIELENQPHGITNITSAPQMMSYASPTPVATPSSVTTETNSNDVDYTNHEGSILSPMVGIVYTSANPESAPFVEVGSTVNEGDTLLLIEAMKVFNPIKAPKTGKVTKIFVKNNSPVEFNELLLIIE; encoded by the coding sequence ATGAAAAAAGAAGATGTTAAAATTTATACTAATTTAGTTAAAGATCTATCTGATATTATGAATGAATCTAAGCTAACTAGATTAAAATTTAAACATAAAAATGCAAAAGATAAGGACAGTATCTTTAAAATTACCATTGAGCTTGAAAATCAACCACATGGTATTACTAATATTACCTCTGCCCCACAGATGATGAGCTATGCTAGCCCAACTCCTGTAGCAACTCCAAGTAGTGTTACTACAGAAACTAATAGCAATGATGTAGACTATACTAACCATGAAGGTAGCATTCTTTCACCAATGGTTGGCATTGTTTATACTTCTGCTAACCCAGAATCTGCACCATTTGTAGAGGTTGGTTCAACAGTAAATGAAGGTGATACTTTATTATTAATTGAAGCTATGAAAGTTTTTAATCCTATTAAAGCACCTAAAACTGGTAAAGTAACTAAAATTTTTGTAAAGAATAACTCCCCTGTTGAATTTAATGAATTATTGTTAATTATTGAATAA
- the ldc gene encoding Lysine/ornithine decarboxylase has protein sequence MKGTNIIPSKIKNYLTSTPKLETPTLIFDLDILKKKYKDYKKNFSNIEVYYAVKANPAPQILKTLYKLGSCFDVASMEEAEICLNLGIPPEKISWGSTIKKANLIKEAYNKGIRLYAFDSEEELHKIAENAPNSKVFCRILVNNSNALWPLAAKFGCSTEMAEELLIKAKELGLTSYGISFHVGSQQIDLDAWDAAISLSAKVYFNLKDNHNIKLNMLNIGGGYPAYGYLTSHRSIRHYKQHIYDSLKQHFFDEEIELIAEPGRFLVADAGVIVSEVVLVSKKYQEDEERWVYLDVGLFGGLAETMGESIKYKILTTKDTDKNLGKVNLAGPTCDGTDILYKEFKQKMPMSLKSGDYVYILSTGAYTTTYSSIGFNGFQPLKELYLD, from the coding sequence ATGAAAGGCACTAATATAATACCTAGTAAAATAAAAAATTATTTAACCTCAACTCCTAAATTAGAAACTCCAACCCTAATTTTTGATCTAGATATTCTAAAGAAAAAATATAAAGATTATAAAAAGAATTTTTCTAATATAGAAGTTTACTATGCTGTGAAGGCAAATCCTGCTCCTCAAATTTTAAAAACACTTTATAAATTAGGTAGTTGTTTTGATGTTGCATCAATGGAAGAAGCCGAGATATGTTTAAATTTAGGAATTCCTCCAGAGAAAATCTCTTGGGGAAGTACCATTAAAAAGGCTAATTTAATTAAAGAAGCCTATAATAAAGGTATTCGTTTGTATGCTTTTGATTCTGAAGAGGAATTACATAAAATAGCCGAAAATGCTCCAAACTCTAAAGTTTTTTGTAGAATCTTAGTAAATAATTCTAATGCTTTGTGGCCTTTAGCTGCTAAATTTGGTTGTTCTACAGAAATGGCTGAAGAATTATTAATTAAAGCTAAAGAATTAGGTTTAACTAGTTATGGTATTTCCTTTCATGTAGGTTCCCAGCAAATAGATCTAGATGCTTGGGATGCTGCTATTTCTTTATCAGCCAAAGTATATTTTAACTTAAAAGATAATCACAACATTAAGTTAAACATGTTAAATATAGGTGGTGGTTACCCTGCTTATGGATATTTAACTAGCCATAGAAGTATTCGCCACTACAAACAACATATCTACGATTCCTTAAAACAACACTTTTTTGATGAAGAAATAGAACTTATTGCTGAACCAGGAAGGTTTTTAGTTGCTGATGCTGGGGTTATTGTATCGGAAGTAGTTTTAGTTTCTAAAAAATACCAAGAAGATGAAGAAAGATGGGTATATTTAGATGTTGGTTTATTTGGTGGTTTAGCAGAAACTATGGGAGAATCTATTAAATATAAAATTCTTACTACTAAAGATACCGATAAAAACTTAGGTAAGGTAAATTTAGCTGGACCAACTTGTGATGGTACCGATATTCTTTACAAAGAGTTTAAACAAAAAATGCCTATGTCTTTAAAATCAGGTGATTATGTTTATATTTTATCTACAGGTGCTTATACTACTACTTATTCTTCTATAGGTTTTAATGGTTTTCAACCTTTAAAAGAATTGTACTTAGATTAA
- the accC gene encoding Biotin carboxylase, with protein MKPMKKVLIANRGEIAVRIIRACQEMDLETVAVYSTADKNAMHVKIADEAVCIGSPRPADSYLNKQAILSAAIITNADAIHPGYGFLSENAEFVDMLEAHGFIFIGPTANHIRTMGDKIEAIKTAKRFGLPTVPGSNGEVATIEEAEKIAKKITYPVIIKATAGGGGRGMKIVHKASELKEAYHTAKSEALSAFGNGSVYMEKFLSNPKHIEVQILGDTYGNVIHLFERDCSVQRRNQKVIEEAGQTNLTKDDRNYICEVSARAMKKMKYRSAGTIEYLYEKGKFYFIEMNTRLQVEHPVTEFITRVDLVYEMLRIADGKPLTYKQSDIRRIGHAIECRINAEDPQTFTPNPGKITTFHPSAGLGVRVDTAIYNGYTITPYYDSMIAKLIVYGTTREHCILRLKRSLHELIIEGVMTNQLLHLKLIAQKDFLSGEYTIKWLEKLLGDETA; from the coding sequence ATGAAACCTATGAAAAAAGTTTTAATTGCCAATAGAGGTGAAATTGCTGTAAGGATTATTCGTGCTTGTCAGGAAATGGATCTAGAAACTGTAGCAGTTTATTCTACAGCAGATAAAAATGCTATGCATGTTAAAATAGCAGATGAAGCTGTATGTATTGGTTCTCCACGTCCTGCAGATAGTTACTTAAATAAACAAGCTATTTTATCGGCAGCTATTATTACGAATGCTGATGCTATTCACCCTGGTTATGGCTTTTTATCTGAAAATGCTGAATTTGTAGACATGCTTGAAGCTCATGGTTTTATATTTATAGGTCCTACGGCTAACCATATTCGCACAATGGGTGATAAAATTGAAGCTATTAAAACAGCTAAAAGGTTTGGTCTTCCTACTGTTCCTGGTTCTAATGGAGAAGTAGCTACTATTGAAGAGGCTGAAAAAATCGCTAAAAAAATAACTTATCCTGTAATTATTAAAGCCACAGCTGGTGGTGGTGGCAGAGGTATGAAAATTGTTCATAAAGCCTCTGAACTGAAAGAGGCATATCACACCGCAAAAAGTGAGGCTCTTAGTGCTTTTGGTAATGGTTCTGTTTATATGGAAAAATTCTTGAGTAATCCTAAACATATTGAAGTACAAATTTTAGGTGATACTTACGGTAATGTTATTCACTTGTTTGAGAGGGACTGTTCAGTACAAAGGCGGAATCAGAAAGTAATTGAAGAAGCTGGGCAAACTAATTTAACCAAAGATGACCGTAATTACATTTGTGAAGTTTCTGCTAGAGCTATGAAAAAAATGAAGTATCGTAGTGCTGGTACTATAGAATACTTATATGAAAAAGGTAAGTTTTACTTTATAGAAATGAATACTCGTTTACAAGTAGAACACCCTGTTACTGAATTTATTACTAGAGTAGATTTAGTATATGAAATGTTAAGAATAGCAGATGGTAAACCCCTAACTTACAAACAATCAGATATTCGTAGAATTGGTCATGCTATTGAATGCCGTATTAATGCCGAAGATCCACAAACTTTCACTCCTAACCCTGGTAAAATTACTACCTTTCACCCCTCAGCAGGTTTAGGTGTAAGGGTAGATACAGCCATTTATAATGGTTATACTATTACACCTTATTATGATAGTATGATTGCTAAACTTATTGTGTATGGTACTACTAGGGAACATTGTATTTTACGGTTAAAACGCTCTTTGCATGAATTAATTATAGAAGGAGTAATGACTAACCAACTACTACATTTAAAACTTATAGCCCAAAAAGACTTCCTAAGTGGTGAATATACTATTAAATGGCTTGAAAAACTTTTAGGTGATGAAACAGCCTAA
- the ldhA gene encoding D-lactate dehydrogenase has protein sequence MVKVYFFGTKNYVRDSFNNLNQQNFNFTLTYDNSNINVNTAKLANGYDAICVFVNDVIDTEVIKVLKQNGVKMIALRCAGFNNVDFSMANKEGIMVVRVPVYSPYAVAEHAFALILSLNRKIHKAYNRVREGNFDISGLLGFDLHGKNIGVIGTGNIGEKFLRIAKGFGLNSLAYDIYPNKELAKEIGFTYTDLNTIYKEADIIALHCPLSKDNYHLINKDTIKQMKDGVMLINTSRGGLIATNDLVDAMKTGKIGSVALDVYEKEADYFFQDLSHENIDDDTLARLLTFNNVLVTSHQAFFTQEALANIASVTLGNIHSYFIKNKLINDVK, from the coding sequence ATGGTAAAAGTATACTTTTTTGGAACAAAGAACTATGTTCGAGACAGTTTTAATAATTTGAATCAACAGAATTTCAATTTTACACTTACATATGATAATTCCAATATTAATGTTAATACTGCTAAACTAGCAAATGGCTATGATGCTATTTGTGTTTTTGTAAATGATGTTATAGATACAGAAGTTATAAAAGTTTTAAAGCAGAATGGTGTAAAAATGATTGCCCTACGTTGTGCTGGTTTTAACAATGTAGATTTTTCAATGGCAAATAAAGAAGGCATAATGGTAGTAAGAGTTCCAGTTTATTCTCCTTATGCGGTAGCAGAACATGCTTTTGCATTAATCTTAAGTTTAAATCGTAAAATACACAAAGCCTATAATAGGGTGAGAGAAGGTAATTTTGATATATCTGGCTTATTAGGTTTTGACTTACACGGTAAGAATATAGGAGTAATAGGTACAGGTAATATAGGTGAAAAATTCTTAAGAATTGCTAAAGGTTTTGGCTTAAATTCCTTAGCTTACGATATATACCCTAATAAGGAACTTGCTAAAGAAATTGGCTTTACTTATACCGACCTAAACACTATTTATAAAGAAGCTGATATCATAGCTTTGCATTGCCCTTTAAGTAAAGATAACTATCATTTAATTAATAAAGATACTATAAAACAAATGAAAGATGGGGTAATGCTAATTAATACTAGTAGGGGTGGCTTAATTGCCACTAATGATTTAGTAGATGCTATGAAAACTGGTAAAATTGGCTCTGTAGCTTTAGATGTATATGAAAAAGAAGCTGACTACTTCTTCCAAGATCTTTCTCATGAAAATATTGATGATGATACTCTAGCTAGGTTACTTACTTTTAATAATGTATTAGTTACATCTCATCAGGCTTTCTTTACACAAGAAGCCTTAGCTAATATTGCTAGTGTAACCTTAGGTAATATTCATTCTTATTTCATAAAAAATAAATTAATTAACGATGTAAAATAA
- the neuA gene encoding N-acylneuraminate cytidylyltransferase: MHKTIGFLPLRGGSKSIPLKNIKVINGKPLCYWVLEALEVSKVDEIYVATDSKDITDTVNAMGFNKVKIFQRSSKNAQDSSSTESVILEFLEKNSYQDNDLFILVQATSPLLDSKHINEGLQLLYDSKADSLLSGVVSKRFLWDKTGNPINYNYKKRPRRQDFSGYFMENGAFYINKIQNILKYKNRLSGKIAIYEMPEYTNLEIDEELDWLIVEILLKKYKN; encoded by the coding sequence GTGCATAAAACTATTGGTTTTTTACCTTTACGAGGTGGGTCTAAGTCTATCCCCTTAAAAAACATTAAAGTAATTAATGGCAAACCTTTATGTTATTGGGTGTTAGAAGCCTTAGAAGTCTCTAAGGTTGATGAAATCTATGTAGCTACTGATTCTAAAGATATTACAGATACAGTTAATGCTATGGGCTTTAATAAGGTAAAAATTTTCCAAAGAAGCTCTAAAAATGCACAGGATAGTTCATCCACTGAATCTGTAATATTAGAATTCTTAGAAAAAAATTCTTACCAAGATAATGATCTTTTTATATTAGTTCAAGCTACCTCACCCTTGTTAGACTCTAAACATATTAATGAAGGATTACAACTACTGTACGATTCAAAAGCAGATTCTTTACTAAGTGGAGTTGTTTCTAAAAGATTCTTGTGGGATAAAACTGGTAACCCTATAAACTATAACTATAAAAAACGCCCTAGAAGGCAAGATTTTTCTGGATATTTTATGGAAAATGGTGCTTTTTACATTAACAAAATACAAAATATTCTAAAATACAAAAATAGATTAAGTGGTAAGATTGCCATTTATGAAATGCCAGAGTATACCAATTTAGAAATTGATGAAGAATTAGATTGGCTTATTGTAGAAATATTACTAAAAAAATATAAAAACTAG
- the aroQ gene encoding 3-dehydroquinate dehydratase, translating to MKNIMKKILIINGPNLNLLGNRENKIYGNLTLAQIEKECVKKATSYQIPLLCFQSNSESAIIDKIHQIEELQITDIIVNLGAYSHTSIAILDALRATNCNIFEVHLSNIFAREEFRHKSYVSNIAKVVITGAKHFGYLMLIDLIAQSN from the coding sequence ATGAAAAATATTATGAAAAAAATTCTTATTATTAATGGTCCTAACTTAAATTTATTAGGTAACCGTGAAAACAAAATTTATGGTAACTTAACCCTTGCCCAGATTGAAAAAGAGTGTGTAAAAAAAGCTACATCATACCAAATTCCTTTGTTATGTTTTCAAAGCAATTCTGAGAGTGCTATTATTGATAAAATACATCAAATAGAAGAATTACAAATTACCGATATAATTGTTAATTTAGGGGCTTATTCTCATACATCTATTGCTATTTTAGATGCTCTAAGAGCCACTAATTGCAACATTTTTGAAGTGCATCTTAGTAATATCTTTGCCCGAGAAGAATTTCGCCATAAATCTTACGTATCTAATATTGCTAAGGTAGTAATTACTGGTGCTAAGCATTTTGGTTATTTGATGTTAATTGATTTAATAGCCCAATCTAATTAA